Within Haematobia irritans isolate KBUSLIRL chromosome 2, ASM5000362v1, whole genome shotgun sequence, the genomic segment ggaaggggaaaggtagcagatattttcaagcacatgaaactgtcaaagttcgcaaagaaatatctggtttggcacgccatctgtacctgtggcttgaaaagcagcattttcatagcttccgggactgtcaaccaagaaatgtacgtgaaagagtgtttgaataaacgcctgctgcctttcctgaagaaacacggttgttccgtactgttttggccggatttggcatctttccattacggtaaaaaggccatgaagtggtacgccgccaacaacgtgcaggtggttcccaaggacaagaaccctcccaacacgccacagctccgcccaattgagaaatattgggctattgtcaagcggaacctaaagaagaccaaaaaaactgctaaggacgagcagcagttcaaggcaaactggctttctgcggcgaagaaggtggacaaggtggctgtacaaaatctgatggcaggtgtcaagcgtgaggcccggcaattcggatttggaaaagcgaaagcctaactgaatatttttcctaattgaacttgaaaaagaaatttaatttgattttttaaataaacgatttcaccgatttacatttttgaccgtatcaccctttaaagtaTTTAATTTGGCCCCAAGGTCGATGAATACGAACGCGGAGCTATCATCTGCCGCTACGGCGGCCCACACGCCGCTTGAGTTCTTGGAGCCATTCGAAAGCGTAAATTTTCatctgacctctttggcaagtaaaccaaatcagtttgtttgttcacaaacaccCCGATTTTGAGTGACTTCttatcggagaaaaccaaattcgtgaAAGCGAAACAACTCATTGGCTCTCTCCAGTCTATCCtcaccttcaccactactgtggtagaaggtataataagattgtgcatttgtatgtaacgccaagaaggacctGTCGGAAACCCTTCGTGCAGAATTAAATTGTGAGTCGATTTATCGAtgactgtctgtctgttcagctcccaacaaatttcgAGGATTTGAGATTGTATCAATAATTTCTACAAAGTAGTGAAGGTATGGCCCCCTCGActctagactttccttacttgttcagtTTGGTTTTGGAACTGGTCCATGGCAGGAAGTAGTAGGATGCCACTATAACTTAACCCAACCCAATGTGCAACTCAacttcaaaacaacaaaaagaaaatccaTTTAACCAATAAAAATCTACTTTTCAAATGCATTTAATCCAACAAAACAAACGATATataaatagaagaaaaaaacttaaaacagAAGATGATTTAACCAACAACCCATTCAAAAGTCCTTATAGTCCTTGCCACATCAGTACCAGAATTTAAATTTAGGCTTTTGAATTCTCTACGAAATCAATGCAAATCAACCATAGTACACGGCAGGATAGGCGTAACCATAAACAGCAGGATATCCACTGTAGAAGAACTGAGGCTCTGGAGCAGGATCAGGACTAGCTACCGGCGATGGGGCTGCCATGGCCATAGCCAACAAGGCGACAGCAACCAAAAAGAACTGCAAAAAAATAACCCAAAATTAATAGGCTAATTTACACTATCACGCTTGAGCTGCTGTGAGATATACTAACGATTTTGAACATTTTGCACGGGTAGATTTAGGCAACAATTGAAACACACCAGTTAAATGTTAGAGCAGGAATGCCTGCCCACTCGTTCgttggcaaaatatttatagGCCCACAAAAATGGCCATAGGCTTAATTGCATTAGCCACAAAAAAAATCTCAGTCATTGAAATCATcaatatgatgatgatgatgatacggATGTTGATAATGGGGTTTTTGATGATGTCATCCATTGACCACATAGCCATTGGGCAGTCACTTTTCCCCCAATATGAAAGCAAGAAGGTATCGCATCTAATCCCCTAAATGTTCATCAGCTACATTAGCAACTTATCCACCATTTGATATCCCATTTTGTTTGTCGTTCTGTGGTGCTTATTTGACAATGCATAAAAAAATCTCATCATGTCGAAATTTGCAATCATTTGAATTCCAGTCATAACGCGAAATGTCTGTCAATCCTCCCTCCAGCATTGATGTGATCCATGGCAGCATTTGGTAcctaaaacttttctatatagtgTATGTGGGTTGAGGACTAGAGGATGGGGAAAATGCTTGTCATCTAATTATTAGCAATGGCATTGTTTGACCGATGAAACCCTGAGTAAGTAAGCTCACGGTATCATTGTGGTCGGCCAGGATTTTTAGGCTAACTAACAATGGAAGGAAAATCTGAGTTTTGTAGTATTTCGTTAACCACAAATTTGTGCAAATTAATTGGCAACAAAGAAAAGAGAATTATAAATACGTAGCACTGGTAAATATACAGTGAGCAGCAAAAGTTTAGGTACACTTGCTAATAATACATTTATACCCTACACCCCTAATGTGGtacagagtataataagtttgtacatttttatgtaACCCCAAAAAGGaacagtctgagacccatcgtttagtgtaccaatcgtcttagaattaaattctaaatCGATTTAGGGGTGCCCGTCACACAGAGCTTCGACGTTTCTCTACTTACAAAAGcttattttgattaatttgtCGAATAACAAGAAATTGAAGTGATAAAgtgaagaatttttctcttctcaaTAAGTAATCCCCGATTTCCTCTATTATTTGGACCTCATTCCTATTTTTAAAGGGATTTGGGATAACTATTTACAAATAATATTGCAGTATAGAGTACATTAATTGAATGTGGATCTTCACAATATGACAAAAAGGTAGgaaaaaaaatacatcaacagacagacagacggacagacagacagacagacagacagacagacagacagacagacagacagacagacagacagacagacggacggacatcgctaaatcgactcagaatttaattctaagacgatcggtatactaaacgatgggtgtcagacttttccttcttggcgttacatacaaatgcacaaacttattataccctgtaccacagtagtggtgaagggtataaatagaagTATGgcatagaggtgtgcgcgtgacacacaattggcgtgaatcacgtgagtcgtgaacaacatCTGAAAcaagtctcgtgaatgtgcgtgaatgggactgaaacaaatatgtcgtgcgtgaacgtgcgtgagaaataaaatcggttcgtgaatcaaatttctacaaaatcacgttcacgaaaaaagtcaagatttaattctgaCACGTATGTTAacagaaattaatttagctgtcaaactatattccattcttgaattttgttacctttgctcattccTGGTTGGAAAAtgacgtgagtctcgtgaatttgtcgtgagtcacgtgaattgtcgtgaatcgtgcatgagtctttaaaagtagttcgtgcgtgagcgtgtgtAAGTACTAGTTTTCATTTCGGGAATGTGCGTAAATGTGAGTGGCTATCACACGAATCGTGCGCGAgcatgcgtgaataaacattttgcttcgtgaatgtgcgcgagtgtgagtgaaatttcactcacgcgcacacctctactatggTATACAAAAAAGTAGCATAAAAGTATCATTGCatgaaaaagtggcacaaaaaaatGCCACAAAAATGGAACAACGGCAACACTGTTGTACCCTTATAACgaaaactttcatttttatCAGAAGCTGGTTCAGAACTTAATACCGAAAGAATATTCCCTCTACAATATTCCCCATATTTCAAACAAACCGTGTATACGTCCAATTGAATAATcgttaaaaattccattttaagaaattattgACGTGTGGCGTAATTAAAGTCAGGCGGTTTGAAGTTCTACTAACATTTTGGCacacatttatttttttgtgtgtgttcagCATAGTTAatttgaatttcatttttacccctCTGTGCGAGGGAGCTAAGTCATTAAGTCATACCTGCTGGGGTATCCGATAGTCAAAATCAATCGAACAATTGGGATTTGTGGGACTTCATTAGCTATTCCGCTAACGTTGCGCACCATTCAAAACAAAGAACAAATGCTGCATTGCTACATTCCACTACAGTATTGGataattaattctttaaaatcaataaaaagtgAGAGtggataataaatttattattattaacgaACAGTTGGTGTCATTTCTAGAAATCCAGAGTAGTCCGTGTGTTGGATTATATTGAGTAGACGAAAAAGACATATATGCCTATATCATATTTATAAAGAATAATATGTCTAGCCAATTTACCACGACTATAGTTGGTAAAATTTCATCCTAAGAATAAGTAGAATGACTTGTATCACTATATGAAAAATTCACCTTAAGTCCTTTACCTTAAATGAGGAGTAGACATGTCTTTCGAGTAGACACTAAATTTCCAGGAAGCCTTAAGGAAATATCACTTACATGCTTGTTTGAAATAACCCTTTCATTGTccttcaatttaattgaaattttcaaggaaGATGAATGGTAGTCCCATGACAAAATTTGGGATTTCATTGTTAATATTTCGAAACAGAGATGTAGGCTATCTACAAAATATCCCCAGTTTGAATATAGTTTAAAAAATAACTACATGAAATTTACAGgcaaagtaggttaggttatagtggtagcccgatttatttcaggctcactttgaccaTTCAGATTCCTTTTCCTCTGCATCACAAGAGTCAGAGAGAATAAAAggacaagagaacgaaactgtgaagcgaaactgcgtcagtaggtggcagtcatgaggaaaatgtCTCTAATATCACGCACAGATAATGaagccgaccaatttttgtcggcggcggctgacactaaagatttgcctccggcggcggcggcttgacggctaagtcgACACAAATTGGCCCATTCGGCGGCGCACAATTAGCCATAATAcaatcaatttgaaattattcgactggtaatgagattagttgtacaaccaatcttacaatcaaatttaaatatagttaacattttctgagctaaatttttctaaaactgttttagcagtttgaaattgattgattgtgggtggaaggttcaacattttggcaaaaatacaattattaatatatttttctgatttaaatcgatatttttttattaattggcgactcgagatgagtcgacatattcggcggcggcgttgactggcaaaaaatggtcggcggcgactgaaatcagcggcgcgactcgtcggcttcattctctgatcatgcagtttttgtcggcgc encodes:
- the LOC142223940 gene encoding uncharacterized protein LOC142223940, with product MFKIFFLVAVALLAMAMAAPSPVASPDPAPEPQFFYSGYPAVYGYAYPAVYYG